One part of the Deltaproteobacteria bacterium genome encodes these proteins:
- a CDS encoding transglutaminase family protein, translating to MSDDLGQYLRPTYFIDSDTSEVVAFARASVGINDSSLKKGIALFCAVRDKIRYDPYRIDLDNREAFKASVIVSRGYGYCVAKAIVLAATARASGIPSRLGFADVRNHLTTERLRQLMKTDTFIFHGYTELFLENRWVKATPTFNLSLCDKFGVNPLDFDGRTDSLFHPYDREGKRHMEYIKDHGHFADVPYERIVACFREYYPGYFQMRGNAKEGDFDKEASTEKE from the coding sequence ATGAGTGATGATCTGGGGCAATACCTTCGACCCACATACTTTATAGACAGCGACACATCGGAGGTTGTAGCTTTCGCCAGAGCTTCCGTCGGCATCAATGATTCCTCGCTTAAGAAAGGCATCGCCCTCTTTTGCGCCGTGCGGGACAAAATCAGGTATGACCCCTACCGGATCGATTTGGATAACAGAGAGGCTTTCAAAGCAAGCGTTATCGTCTCCAGAGGCTATGGTTATTGCGTCGCCAAGGCAATCGTGCTTGCCGCTACGGCACGCGCTTCGGGTATTCCCAGCCGTCTCGGTTTTGCCGATGTGCGCAACCACCTTACCACGGAAAGGCTCCGGCAGTTGATGAAGACGGATACCTTCATTTTCCACGGTTATACGGAACTCTTTCTTGAAAACCGCTGGGTCAAGGCCACACCGACCTTCAACCTGTCTCTGTGTGATAAGTTCGGTGTAAATCCTCTCGATTTTGACGGCAGAACCGACAGCCTCTTCCATCCATACGACAGGGAAGGAAAACGGCATATGGAATATATCAAGGATCACGGTCATTTTGCCGACGTTCCGTATGAAAGGATTGTTGCCTGTTTCAGGGAGTATTACCCGGGCTACTTTCAGATGCGTGGTAACGCGAAAGAAGGAGATTTCGACAAAGAAGCCTCAACCGAAAAAGAATGA